A window from Bacteroidota bacterium encodes these proteins:
- a CDS encoding ABC transporter ATP-binding protein, with product MIKAYNIHKSYGTLEVLKGVDIEIKTGEVVSIVGASGAGKTTLLHILGTLDRADSGSLEINNVNINSLNNSLLSDFRNANIGFVFQFHHLLPEFTALENVCIPAFIAKKTKEQAKQNAIELLDFLGLRERMHHKPNELSGGEQQRVAVARALINKPAVVLADEPSGNLDSKSAKELHELFFTLRDKFNQTFVIVTHNEQLANMADRKLTMKDGLICY from the coding sequence ATGATAAAGGCATATAATATTCATAAATCCTACGGAACGCTTGAAGTGTTAAAAGGAGTTGATATTGAGATAAAAACAGGGGAAGTAGTTTCCATTGTGGGGGCCTCTGGTGCTGGAAAAACAACATTACTGCATATTTTAGGTACTTTAGATAGAGCAGACTCTGGTTCCCTGGAAATAAATAATGTTAATATTAATTCCTTAAATAATTCTCTTTTATCCGATTTCAGGAATGCAAATATTGGTTTTGTTTTTCAGTTTCATCATCTTCTTCCTGAATTTACTGCGCTTGAAAATGTATGTATTCCAGCTTTTATTGCAAAAAAAACAAAGGAACAGGCAAAACAAAATGCCATTGAGTTATTGGATTTTCTTGGATTAAGGGAGAGAATGCATCATAAACCAAATGAACTCTCGGGAGGAGAGCAGCAGCGTGTAGCAGTAGCCAGGGCACTGATCAATAAACCCGCAGTTGTACTTGCCGATGAACCTTCTGGTAACCTTGATTCAAAAAGTGCAAAAGAATTGCATGAATTATTTTTCACTTTAAGAGATAAGTTTAATCAAACTTTCGTTATTGTAACTCACAATGAGCAACTGGCAAATATGGCTGACAGAAAATTAACAATGAAAGATGGATTAATATGTTATTAA